One Sinorhizobium sp. BG8 DNA window includes the following coding sequences:
- a CDS encoding nitric oxide reductase activation protein NorD codes for MLDFLELEEAVGRAWHRLVGNTGSWARHPYHAVRLEDIRPVLAVCFRGFGGEGAVQITPARGRTSTHRLRLRQRMGLGEEKLVQPGRDHATVMLPGVIDLFPDRALNRDLYIWLAAAMALMPLERIEEIDPLQRDLATLHRAEGTAKAVLAAFPGLARRYRRLSAATLEARRSRPLPSIERHVENRILSLLRKGAGLADDALPVIFPHRAPPGYLPMLPVPLWPDALAREEGEGRGEEDQPATGGTPEASETGRHVALREKAENGKTERSPFILNRFEKILAMAEMVNVDRPGDDSDDHDSSAADELDDMTLGERKGRPAARFRFDLDLPPEALDRTRLTGEYTYPEWDYRTATYLPDHCRVLASPAPDSADVPEADPDTKSLIRRVRRQFEVLRPRHEMLRAQLDGAELDLDAVVRTRADLAAGGQGSDRIHLMSRPQAHDLAVTILVDVSLSTDAWFDNRRVLDVEKEALLVLSHGLAACGDSHSILTFTSRRRSWVRVETIKDFGEPMGRGVEARIAALKPGFYTRIGPAIRHAAAKLREQPNRRKLLLILTDGKPNDVDHYEGRFALEDSRRAVNEARRTGLSVFGVTVDREAQAYVPAIFGRNGYAIVSNIARLPAALPAIYRGLVG; via the coding sequence ATGCTGGATTTTCTGGAGCTTGAGGAAGCGGTTGGTCGGGCCTGGCACCGGCTGGTGGGCAATACCGGCAGCTGGGCGCGCCATCCGTATCACGCCGTGCGGCTGGAGGACATACGCCCGGTGCTGGCCGTCTGCTTCCGGGGGTTCGGAGGTGAGGGGGCAGTGCAGATCACGCCGGCGCGCGGGCGAACATCGACGCACCGCCTCAGGCTTCGCCAGCGCATGGGGCTGGGCGAGGAAAAACTGGTGCAGCCCGGCCGCGACCATGCGACCGTCATGCTGCCGGGCGTGATCGATCTTTTCCCGGACCGCGCCCTCAACCGGGATCTCTATATCTGGCTCGCCGCCGCCATGGCCCTGATGCCGCTCGAACGCATCGAGGAAATCGATCCGCTCCAGCGCGATCTTGCAACTCTCCACCGGGCGGAAGGCACCGCGAAGGCTGTGCTTGCGGCCTTCCCCGGTCTTGCCCGCCGCTACCGCCGGCTCTCGGCCGCGACGCTGGAAGCCCGCCGGTCCCGACCGCTTCCCTCGATCGAACGCCATGTCGAAAATCGCATCCTCAGCCTGTTGCGCAAGGGAGCGGGGCTTGCCGACGACGCACTGCCGGTAATCTTCCCGCATCGCGCGCCGCCAGGCTATCTGCCGATGCTGCCCGTGCCGCTCTGGCCGGATGCACTTGCGCGCGAGGAGGGCGAGGGGCGCGGCGAGGAGGACCAGCCGGCGACGGGCGGCACTCCCGAGGCGTCGGAGACTGGTCGCCATGTAGCGCTGCGCGAGAAGGCGGAAAACGGCAAGACGGAACGCAGTCCTTTCATTCTCAATCGTTTCGAGAAGATTCTGGCGATGGCCGAGATGGTCAATGTCGACCGCCCCGGCGACGACAGCGACGACCACGATTCCTCCGCGGCGGACGAACTGGACGACATGACGCTCGGCGAGCGCAAGGGTCGCCCCGCCGCCCGCTTCCGCTTCGATCTCGACCTGCCGCCGGAAGCGCTTGATCGCACACGGCTGACGGGCGAGTACACCTATCCCGAATGGGACTATCGCACGGCCACCTATCTGCCGGACCATTGCCGCGTGCTGGCCTCGCCCGCACCCGATTCCGCTGACGTACCTGAAGCCGATCCCGACACGAAGAGCCTGATCCGCCGCGTGCGCCGGCAGTTCGAAGTACTCAGGCCGCGCCATGAAATGCTGCGTGCGCAACTCGACGGCGCCGAGCTTGATCTCGACGCTGTGGTCAGGACGCGTGCCGACCTTGCTGCCGGCGGGCAGGGCAGCGACCGCATCCATCTGATGAGCCGGCCGCAGGCACACGATCTCGCGGTCACCATTCTCGTCGACGTGTCGCTATCCACCGACGCCTGGTTCGACAATCGACGGGTGCTCGATGTGGAGAAGGAGGCGCTCCTGGTGCTCTCCCATGGCCTTGCCGCCTGTGGCGACAGCCATTCGATCCTCACCTTTACCTCCCGCCGCCGCTCCTGGGTGCGCGTCGAAACGATCAAGGATTTCGGCGAGCCGATGGGACGTGGCGTCGAGGCGCGCATCGCAGCGCTGAAGCCGGGCTTTTACACCCGCATCGGCCCGGCGATCCGCCATGCGGCGGCGAAGCTTCGCGAGCAGCCGAATCGCCGAAAACTCCTGCTGATCCTCACCGACGGTAAGCCGAACGATGTGGATCACTACGAGGGGCGGTTCGCGCTGGAGGACAGCCGCCGTGCGGTCAACGAGGCGCGGCGCACGGGCCTCAGCGTCTTCGGCGTGACGGTCGACCGCGAGGCGCAGGCCTATGTGCCGGCCATCTTTGGCCGCAACGGCTATGCCATCGTCAGCAATATCGCACGGCTGCCCGCGGCGCTGCCGGCGATCTATCGCGGTCTTGTGGGTTAG
- a CDS encoding formylglycine-generating enzyme family protein, giving the protein MAALSPKPGIPFLSLVIPAFLLAGLVGTLAVKIDLVGAAPDPVLDEPMTVEIAPRTFAYRDSGEFFRSGFAVDGPIETVSARRPLTIMKYQVTSADYGRCVADGACEPAEPGFTPADPATTPATGVSYDDALDYAGWLTVRTGEVWMLPSDRELAFAAGSRFPDDALGVDIDSANPAERWLADYRREAARKASRDPIPQPLGRFGENEFGLADFAGNIWEWTTTCSRRVNLDKVGRVVNDVSSCGIYVASGKHRAVLSSFVRNPKGGGCAVGVPPDNVGFRLVKDTRWFAAFLAALRERGFPV; this is encoded by the coding sequence ATGGCTGCGCTTTCTCCGAAACCCGGCATTCCCTTTTTATCGCTTGTTATTCCCGCTTTTCTGCTTGCCGGCCTTGTCGGCACCCTCGCTGTAAAGATCGATCTCGTCGGTGCCGCGCCCGACCCCGTGCTGGACGAGCCGATGACGGTGGAGATCGCACCGCGCACTTTCGCGTATCGCGACAGCGGCGAGTTCTTCCGCAGTGGCTTTGCCGTCGACGGACCGATCGAGACCGTCAGCGCGCGTCGCCCACTCACCATCATGAAATATCAGGTGACATCTGCCGATTACGGCCGCTGCGTTGCCGATGGCGCCTGCGAGCCCGCCGAGCCGGGCTTCACGCCGGCGGATCCAGCCACCACGCCCGCGACGGGCGTCAGCTATGACGATGCGCTGGACTATGCCGGTTGGCTGACTGTGCGCACCGGCGAGGTCTGGATGCTGCCGAGTGACCGGGAGCTCGCCTTTGCCGCCGGCTCGCGATTTCCGGACGATGCATTGGGTGTCGACATCGACAGCGCCAATCCGGCCGAGCGCTGGCTGGCTGACTACCGCCGCGAGGCGGCGCGCAAGGCTTCGCGCGATCCCATTCCCCAACCGCTCGGACGCTTCGGCGAGAACGAATTCGGTCTTGCCGATTTCGCCGGCAACATCTGGGAGTGGACTACGACCTGCAGCCGCCGCGTCAATCTCGACAAGGTGGGCCGCGTTGTGAACGACGTCTCGTCCTGCGGCATCTATGTCGCGAGCGGCAAGCATCGGGCGGTGTTGAGCTCCTTCGTGCGCAATCCGAAAGGTGGCGGCTGCGCGGTCGGTGTGCCGCCAGACAATGTCGGCTTCAGGCTCGTCAAGGATACGCGGTGGTTTGCGGCGTTTCTGGCGGCACTTCGGGAACGGGGATTTCCCGTGTGA
- a CDS encoding chaperone NapD produces the protein MPEARRHHISSAVIATKPDRFADVLAVLDRFDNVEVHAADKGKIVVVIEGSSTGALGDTLMRLSILDGVIAANMVFEHVDMEEDEADGQ, from the coding sequence ATGCCTGAAGCGCGGCGCCATCACATCTCAAGTGCGGTGATAGCCACTAAGCCCGATCGTTTCGCCGATGTTCTGGCGGTTCTTGATCGCTTCGACAATGTCGAGGTGCATGCCGCGGACAAGGGCAAGATCGTGGTCGTCATCGAGGGGTCGAGCACTGGCGCGCTCGGGGATACGCTGATGCGCCTCTCCATTCTCGACGGGGTGATCGCCGCAAACATGGTTTTCGAACATGTCGATATGGAAGAGGACGAGGCCGATGGGCAGTGA
- a CDS encoding metal-sulfur cluster assembly factor has product MNDTEKAALVQDIRTALHMIIDPEIGKNIVDLGLVYDIAVADGGVVHVTMTTTTRFCPATDFLKEAVRACVWAVPGVEYAEVRLTYEPPWTPDMMEVA; this is encoded by the coding sequence ATGAATGACACGGAAAAGGCAGCGCTGGTGCAGGATATCCGCACCGCGCTGCATATGATCATCGACCCGGAGATCGGCAAGAACATCGTTGATCTCGGCCTCGTCTACGACATTGCGGTGGCAGACGGGGGCGTTGTGCACGTCACCATGACCACCACGACCCGCTTCTGCCCGGCGACCGATTTCCTCAAGGAGGCGGTGCGGGCCTGTGTCTGGGCCGTGCCTGGAGTGGAGTATGCGGAGGTGCGGCTGACCTACGAACCGCCTTGGACGCCCGATATGATGGAGGTGGCGTAG
- the napE gene encoding periplasmic nitrate reductase, NapE protein, with protein sequence MAAPSAPSSVAGPGRRRRELITFFVLAFGIWPIVAVGVVGGYGFLVWMFQILYGPPGPPGH encoded by the coding sequence GTGGCCGCACCATCCGCCCCCTCATCTGTTGCTGGTCCGGGCCGTCGACGCCGGGAGTTGATCACTTTTTTCGTGCTTGCCTTTGGCATCTGGCCGATCGTTGCCGTCGGCGTGGTTGGTGGATACGGCTTCCTCGTCTGGATGTTTCAGATCCTTTACGGGCCACCCGGCCCACCTGGCCATTGA
- the napF gene encoding ferredoxin-type protein NapF, with protein MQQDAMSRREFLRGSRRSEAVRIRPPGVSEDGLTACTGCGKCVEHCPTAVIDLADGLPVINFSKGECTFCGACAANCPEPVFTEDKPSRFDHVITIATTCLPFHHVDCQSCRDVCPTGAIRFHPVRGGPFVPDLVAEACTGCGACISVCPVGAVATTPPSMEAAHA; from the coding sequence ATGCAGCAAGACGCAATGTCCCGGCGTGAATTTCTGAGAGGCAGTAGGCGGAGTGAAGCCGTCCGCATTCGGCCGCCCGGGGTGTCGGAAGATGGACTTACCGCATGCACCGGTTGCGGCAAGTGCGTAGAGCACTGTCCCACCGCCGTCATCGATCTCGCTGACGGGCTGCCAGTCATCAATTTTTCGAAAGGCGAATGTACCTTCTGCGGTGCCTGCGCCGCGAACTGTCCCGAGCCGGTTTTCACCGAGGACAAGCCCTCGCGCTTCGATCATGTCATTACCATCGCCACGACCTGCTTGCCGTTCCATCACGTCGACTGTCAGTCATGTCGCGACGTCTGTCCCACAGGCGCGATCCGATTTCATCCCGTGCGAGGCGGACCCTTCGTGCCGGACCTCGTCGCCGAGGCGTGCACGGGCTGCGGGGCCTGTATCTCCGTCTGTCCCGTCGGCGCGGTAGCCACGACGCCACCCAGCATGGAGGCCGCCCATGCCTGA
- a CDS encoding DUF2249 domain-containing protein, which yields MSNVLPEIAPKVLDVRPMLRSGGEPFQAIMQAVQELRPGQALKLFATFRPQPLFRVMQGAGFDHEAHEIEGGDWEVIFTPQPQAAPVETSVDADRPETWPDPSEHLDLTDLDPPEPMVRILAAAEALGPGEVLFAVLSREPLFLFPELTKRGHQWAGNFDETGSAYRILVRVGEAKE from the coding sequence ATGTCCAACGTTTTACCCGAGATAGCGCCGAAAGTACTCGACGTGCGGCCGATGCTACGAAGCGGCGGTGAGCCTTTTCAGGCGATCATGCAGGCTGTGCAGGAACTGCGGCCGGGACAGGCGCTGAAGCTCTTCGCCACCTTTCGCCCGCAGCCGTTGTTCCGCGTCATGCAAGGCGCCGGTTTCGATCATGAGGCCCATGAAATCGAGGGAGGGGACTGGGAGGTTATCTTTACGCCGCAACCGCAGGCCGCCCCTGTCGAAACATCCGTCGACGCCGACCGCCCCGAGACCTGGCCGGACCCATCCGAACATCTCGATCTCACCGATCTCGATCCGCCGGAGCCGATGGTGCGCATTCTTGCAGCTGCGGAAGCGCTGGGGCCGGGTGAGGTGCTCTTCGCCGTACTCTCCCGCGAGCCGCTCTTCCTTTTTCCGGAACTGACGAAGCGCGGTCACCAATGGGCCGGCAATTTCGACGAGACTGGGTCTGCTTACCGCATCCTCGTCCGGGTCGGTGAAGCGAAGGAGTGA
- a CDS encoding NnrS family protein — protein MSVSPSVSRPVPRGLSRTGPVLFSYGFRPFFLGGALWAIAAMGLWIAAITGHITIADTYGAPNWHAHEMLFGFASAVLAGFLLTAVPNWTGRLPVSGWPLAGLFALWCAGRIALLASDAIGVATAAVIDALFLPALLAICTREVVAGRKWKDLKVLAGLLALSLANAIFHVAAIEGGHDHMAIRLAVAAYVVLIMIVGGRIVPSFTRNWLNKFGRTDFPVPYNRFDMVAILAGTGALGLWAILPQHPASAAAGLAAAALHCIRLHRWRGWTVLPERILVILHIAYVFVPLGLLAIGLSALGYLEERSVLHLLSVGAIACMMLAVMTRASLGHTGRALVASRTTVASYAALVLCALVRPLAEVLPDLTSALYSTSALLWIAAFGLYCLEYAPILARKRRAPL, from the coding sequence ATGTCTGTAAGCCCCTCCGTCAGCCGCCCCGTGCCGCGTGGCCTTTCCCGCACAGGCCCGGTGCTCTTTTCCTACGGCTTCCGGCCGTTCTTCCTCGGCGGCGCGCTCTGGGCCATCGCCGCCATGGGCCTGTGGATCGCGGCGATTACGGGCCACATCACAATCGCCGATACCTACGGCGCGCCCAACTGGCACGCCCACGAAATGCTGTTCGGCTTCGCCTCCGCCGTGCTCGCCGGTTTCCTCCTGACGGCCGTGCCGAACTGGACGGGACGCCTGCCCGTCTCCGGCTGGCCGCTTGCCGGCCTCTTTGCGCTGTGGTGCGCCGGACGCATCGCCCTTCTGGCCTCCGACGCGATCGGCGTTGCGACAGCGGCCGTCATCGACGCGCTCTTCCTGCCTGCGCTGCTTGCCATCTGCACGCGCGAGGTGGTCGCCGGGCGCAAGTGGAAGGACCTCAAGGTGCTGGCCGGGCTGCTCGCGCTGTCGCTCGCCAATGCCATCTTCCACGTGGCTGCGATCGAAGGCGGGCACGATCATATGGCGATCCGGCTCGCGGTCGCGGCCTATGTCGTGCTCATCATGATCGTTGGCGGGCGCATCGTGCCGAGCTTTACTCGCAACTGGCTCAACAAGTTTGGACGGACGGACTTTCCGGTGCCTTACAATAGATTCGACATGGTCGCGATCCTCGCCGGCACCGGCGCGCTCGGCCTATGGGCCATACTGCCGCAACACCCGGCGAGTGCAGCAGCCGGCCTTGCCGCCGCCGCACTCCACTGCATCCGCCTGCACCGCTGGCGCGGCTGGACGGTGTTGCCCGAGCGGATTCTGGTCATTCTCCACATCGCCTATGTCTTCGTGCCCCTGGGCCTGCTCGCCATAGGTCTCAGCGCACTCGGCTACCTCGAAGAACGCTCGGTACTGCACCTGCTCTCCGTCGGCGCGATAGCCTGCATGATGCTGGCAGTGATGACGCGGGCGAGCCTTGGCCACACCGGACGGGCATTGGTCGCCTCAAGGACCACGGTCGCTTCCTATGCAGCGCTCGTCCTCTGCGCCCTCGTGCGTCCGCTCGCCGAGGTGCTGCCGGACCTGACCTCGGCCCTCTACAGCACTTCCGCGTTGCTCTGGATCGCTGCCTTCGGTCTCTATTGCTTGGAATATGCGCCGATCCTCGCGCGAAAACGCCGCGCCCCGCTCTGA
- the hemN gene encoding oxygen-independent coproporphyrinogen III oxidase, producing the protein MQQVLIEKYGEARLPRYTSYPTAPAFSPTVGAGTYGDWLSDIKASTDASLYLHIPFCRSMCWYCGCHTTITSRDEPILDYIDMLRKEIGLVSKQVEDRLKVKHIHFGGGTPTIMQPEEFLDLISLLRARFGRLAGAEIAVEIDPRTLTAEMAAALGAAGVTRASLGVQSFDPVVQKAINRIQSEAQTAQAVTRLRAAGVGGINFDLIYGLPHQTVASCIETANAAVAMQPERFSVFGYAHIPSFKKHQRLIDERALADAAQRAEQAEAIAETLVSAGYVRIGLDHYALSSDSLALAAKRGRLRRNFQGYTTDACKTLLGFGASAIGRTPEGYIQNEVPPGIYAQRIASGRLATVKGYRLTAEDRLRAEIIERLMCDFRADLTAIAARHGFDPAPLLRGNTRLADLEADGAIDIHGGTVTVRQDHRFIIRAVAAAFDAYIDQSARTHSKAA; encoded by the coding sequence ATGCAACAGGTCCTGATCGAAAAATACGGCGAGGCGCGCCTGCCGCGCTATACCAGCTACCCGACAGCGCCGGCCTTCTCGCCGACTGTCGGCGCCGGCACCTATGGTGATTGGCTTTCCGACATCAAAGCTAGCACGGACGCCTCGCTCTACCTCCACATCCCCTTCTGTCGCTCCATGTGCTGGTACTGCGGCTGCCACACGACAATAACCAGCCGCGACGAACCGATTCTCGACTACATCGACATGCTGCGAAAGGAGATCGGTCTTGTTTCAAAGCAGGTGGAGGACCGTCTCAAGGTCAAGCACATCCACTTCGGTGGCGGCACGCCGACGATCATGCAGCCGGAAGAATTCCTCGACCTTATCAGTCTGCTGCGCGCCCGCTTCGGCCGCCTCGCCGGCGCGGAGATCGCGGTTGAGATCGATCCGCGTACGCTGACCGCGGAAATGGCCGCGGCACTCGGCGCGGCCGGCGTCACGCGCGCCAGCCTTGGCGTGCAGAGTTTCGATCCCGTCGTCCAGAAAGCGATCAACCGCATTCAGAGCGAGGCACAGACTGCGCAGGCCGTGACACGGCTGCGCGCCGCCGGTGTCGGCGGCATCAATTTCGACCTCATCTACGGCCTGCCGCACCAGACGGTCGCCTCCTGCATCGAGACGGCAAACGCGGCGGTCGCCATGCAGCCCGAGCGCTTTTCGGTCTTCGGCTACGCTCACATCCCCTCTTTCAAGAAGCACCAGCGGCTGATCGACGAGCGTGCACTGGCGGATGCAGCACAGCGCGCGGAGCAGGCCGAGGCGATCGCCGAAACGCTCGTCTCTGCCGGCTATGTCCGCATCGGTCTCGATCACTATGCCTTGTCCTCCGATAGCCTTGCGCTCGCCGCCAAACGCGGCCGGCTAAGACGCAACTTCCAGGGTTACACGACGGACGCCTGCAAAACACTGCTCGGCTTCGGCGCCTCGGCCATCGGCCGTACGCCGGAAGGCTACATCCAGAACGAGGTTCCGCCCGGCATCTACGCCCAGCGCATCGCCTCCGGCCGGCTTGCCACTGTCAAGGGCTACCGCCTGACGGCGGAAGACCGGCTACGGGCCGAAATCATCGAGCGGTTGATGTGCGATTTCCGCGCCGACCTCACCGCCATCGCGGCGCGACACGGTTTTGATCCCGCCCCGCTGCTGCGAGGCAATACGCGGCTCGCCGACCTCGAGGCGGACGGTGCTATCGATATCCATGGCGGTACCGTCACCGTGCGGCAGGATCACCGCTTCATCATCCGCGCTGTGGCCGCCGCCTTCGATGCCTATATCGACCAGTCGGCCCGTACCCACAGCAAGGCGGCCTGA
- a CDS encoding Crp/Fnr family transcriptional regulator codes for MKIDRTVVRSLALFDRMSDEDLDRLLAHATARRVAQGDAVFEQGQQAASFFLLLHGRLKVTQVTEDGQQIIVRVVHPGDLFGFAKALQRSDYPGTAKAATESVILGWPTDLWPHFVEQNPRLAVSAMQTIGQRLEEAHTRIREMSTQEVERRVAHVVLRLSQQAGKKEGEGIRIDFPISRQDIAEMTGTTLHTVSRILSAWEGRGLVEGGRQKLTVLNAPGLRLLADGASD; via the coding sequence GTGAAAATTGACCGGACCGTTGTCCGCTCGCTCGCCCTCTTCGACAGGATGAGTGACGAAGACCTTGACAGGCTGCTGGCGCATGCCACGGCACGCCGCGTGGCGCAGGGCGACGCTGTCTTCGAGCAGGGCCAGCAGGCTGCGAGCTTCTTCCTGCTGCTGCACGGCCGCCTAAAGGTGACGCAAGTGACGGAGGACGGCCAGCAGATCATCGTGCGCGTGGTGCATCCCGGCGATCTCTTCGGCTTTGCCAAGGCGCTCCAGCGCTCGGACTATCCCGGCACGGCGAAGGCCGCGACGGAAAGTGTCATCCTCGGCTGGCCGACGGACCTCTGGCCGCATTTCGTCGAGCAGAATCCCCGCCTTGCCGTCAGCGCCATGCAGACGATCGGCCAGCGGTTGGAAGAGGCGCATACGCGCATCCGCGAAATGTCTACGCAGGAAGTGGAGCGCCGTGTCGCCCATGTAGTGCTCCGGCTTTCCCAGCAGGCTGGCAAAAAGGAAGGCGAGGGCATCCGCATCGATTTCCCGATCTCGCGGCAGGACATCGCCGAGATGACGGGCACGACCCTGCATACCGTCTCGCGCATCCTGAGCGCCTGGGAGGGGCGGGGGCTGGTCGAGGGCGGGCGGCAAAAGCTCACCGTGCTTAACGCGCCGGGCCTCCGACTGCTTGCCGACGGTGCGAGCGACTGA
- the nirK gene encoding copper-containing nitrite reductase has protein sequence MTEQFEMTRRTILGGAAFAGVLTPIITASMAHAEGGAIETNAAASAADIAKLERVKVELVKPPFVHAHTQKAEGGPKVYEFTMTIEEKKMILDDKGTEVHAMTFNGSVPGPLMVVHQNDYVELTLINLETNELQHNIDFHSATGALGGGALTVVNPGERTVLRFKATKAGVFVYHCAPPGMVPWHVTSGMNGAIMVLPREGLTDGHGKELTYDHVYYVGEQDFYVPRDAEGNYKKYASVGEAYADTLEVMRTLTPSHIVFNGAVGALTGDNALKAKVGDKVLVVHSQANRDTRPHLIGGHGDYVWQTGKFHNVPDVDQETWFIPGGTAGAAFYTFQQPGIYAYVNHNLIEAFELGAAGHFAVTGDWNDDLMTSVTPPSGA, from the coding sequence ATGACCGAGCAGTTTGAGATGACACGCCGCACGATCCTCGGCGGTGCCGCCTTTGCCGGCGTCCTGACGCCGATCATTACGGCGTCGATGGCACACGCCGAAGGCGGCGCAATCGAAACGAATGCAGCGGCTTCCGCGGCCGATATCGCCAAGCTGGAGCGCGTAAAGGTGGAGCTCGTCAAGCCGCCCTTCGTGCACGCCCACACCCAGAAGGCCGAGGGCGGCCCGAAGGTCTACGAATTCACCATGACGATCGAGGAAAAGAAGATGATCCTCGACGACAAGGGTACGGAAGTGCATGCCATGACCTTCAACGGATCGGTTCCCGGCCCGCTGATGGTGGTGCACCAGAACGACTATGTCGAGCTGACGCTGATCAACCTCGAAACCAACGAGCTGCAGCACAATATCGACTTCCATTCGGCAACAGGCGCATTGGGCGGCGGCGCTCTGACCGTGGTCAATCCCGGTGAGCGAACCGTGCTGCGCTTCAAGGCCACGAAAGCCGGCGTGTTCGTCTACCACTGCGCACCTCCCGGAATGGTGCCGTGGCATGTCACGTCGGGCATGAACGGCGCCATCATGGTGCTGCCGCGGGAGGGCCTCACCGATGGTCATGGCAAGGAGCTGACCTATGATCACGTCTACTATGTCGGCGAGCAGGACTTCTATGTGCCACGAGACGCCGAAGGGAACTACAAGAAGTACGCCAGCGTCGGAGAAGCCTATGCCGACACGCTGGAGGTCATGCGGACCCTCACGCCGAGCCACATCGTCTTCAATGGCGCCGTGGGCGCACTGACCGGCGACAACGCGCTGAAGGCCAAGGTGGGCGACAAGGTGCTCGTCGTGCATTCGCAGGCCAACCGTGACACCCGTCCGCACCTCATCGGCGGGCACGGCGACTATGTCTGGCAGACCGGCAAGTTCCACAACGTGCCTGATGTCGACCAGGAAACCTGGTTCATTCCAGGCGGCACGGCGGGGGCGGCCTTCTACACGTTCCAGCAGCCGGGCATCTACGCCTATGTGAACCACAACCTGATCGAGGCCTTCGAGCTTGGAGCAGCTGGTCATTTCGCGGTCACGGGCGACTGGAACGACGACTTGATGACCTCGGTCACCCCTCCAAGCGGCGCCTGA